The DNA window attaagggagttggctgctcctgatttaaaCCAGCAGCCTTTATGCATTACATTCCCCACTTTAAATGATAACACcccatttgagttaaaatctggacTAATTCATCTTCTACCATCTTTTCATGGATTACCAGGTGAGGAGCCATATAAACATTTGCAGGAGTTTGATGTCGTGTGCAACAGTATGAAGCCCCCGGACATTAcagaaaagcaaataaaaatgagggcattcccCTTTTCCTTGAAGGACTGGTTGTACTACCTACCACCAGGTAGCATCACAACGTGGGACcagttgaagaaaaaatttttaaataaatattttcctGCATCCAGATCTGCGAgtctaaggaaagaaatttgcgGGATCAAGCAACACCCAAGCGAGTCACTCTATGAGTATTGGGAGCGGTTCAAGAAGTTGTGCAACAAGTGCCCCCAGCACCAAATAAGTGAGCAGTTGCTCATacagtatttttatgaggggcTCCTTTTCAGAGACAGGAGCATAATTGATGCTACAAGTGGAGGGGCATTGGTGAACAAAACCCCTTGGGAAGCAAGGGAGTTAATAGAGGGGATGGCAGCGAATTCACAACAATTCGGTACGAGAGAGGATGTCCCAATACGCAAGGTGAATGAGGTAGAAACATCCTCTATTCAGCAGCAGCTAACTGAGTTGACCTCGTTTGTTAGGCAACTGGTTGTAGGAAATACATTTCAGGCCAAGGTGTGCGGGATTTGCACTGATATGGGTCATTCTACAGACATGTGTCCAATGATGCAAGAGGAGGGTGCAGAGCAAGTGAACATGACAGGTTACGTGCCCGCGCCAAGAAGGCCCTATGACCCCTATTCAAGTACCTACAACCCTGGTTGGAGGGACCACCCTAACCTCAGCTATGGAGGGAACATACAGTCCAATTTCGTGCCTAATAGACAACAAGGGTACCAGCAGCAGTACCAACCCCGACCACCTCCACCACCGAGCTCTAGTCCATCtttggaggagatgatgaaacaaCTAATAACAACCATCTcgcaaaatcagcaaaggacaGATTCGGAAATGCAAGACATAAGAAATCAGATGAATCAAATGACCACAAAaatcaaccgtttggagtccTAAGTAAATGGAAGATTGTCATCCCAATCTGAACTGAACCTGAAGAATGTAAGTGCAATAACTTTAAGGAGCGGGAAGGAAGTTCAGGGGCCCGAACTCGTGACTCCAAAGGATAAGGACGAAGAGAAGATTGAGAAAGAACTTGAGGCAGAGAATACAAGTACCAAAGATCCAAGGTACTCCTTGACCCGATTATAGATGTTAAAACTAATCCTCCTCCATTTCCTTGCAGGTTGGAGAAACCGAAGAAGCAGGACAAAGAGAAGGAGATCCTAGAGGTGTTCCGCAAGGTAGAGATCAATATCCCCTTATTAGATGCCATCAAACAATTGCCGAAGTATGCAAAATTTTTGAGAGACCTATGTGTCAACCGAAAGCGGCTGAGGGGAGACGAAAGGATCATTGTTAGGAAGAATGTGTCAGCAGTTCTCCAAAGGAAGCTTCCACCAAAGTGCGGGGATCCAGGTAAGTTTACTGTCCCATGTAAGATAGGTAATACTCTAATTAGGAATATCCTGCTGGACTTAGGAGCATCGATCAACGTAATGCCTAAATCTATGTATGCTTCTCTGAACCTCGGTCCATTAAAAGAAATCGaaataataattcaattagctgaccgaACAAATGCATACCCTGATGGGTTGATAGAAGATGTGCTGGTTAAAGTTAATGAATTGATATTCCCGGCTGActtttatgtacttgacatggatgatgatcaTTCCCCTGACCCCTCACATTTGCTACTAGGTAGACCCTTTTTGAGCACAGCACAGACAAAAATTGACGTTAATAAGGGTACATTGtccatggaatttgatggagaactAGTCTACTTTAATATTTTCGATACAATGGAATATCCTGTTAACTCTCACCCTGTATTTGCTATTCATGCTATTAatccctctgtgcaagaattttctgagtttgcttgtagggataaattcaaatttactgAGAACAAGTATAAGGGGATGGAAACACTGTATGAGGTGAAAAGgagtagaaaattaagaaagGAGGCTGCCGTCAAAGGCTATTTGGATCCTGGAGGAGGGCCACCGATTTCCAGGAAAACTGAGTTACACCTAGTTTGAAGAGTGGTGttcaatgtctagccaaagacgttaaaaaaaggcgctcattgggaggcaacccaattatttcttttaattgtttgttttaatttcgTGTGATAGTATAAATATGTTTCCCTTGAATTTGACTAATTTCgggtttcaattttcgtttttgatgaTTTGTAGGTGTCTTTCTGTCATAACGCGCCCGCATCATGACGTCTAGAGAGTTCACGGTCAGAATCATCAGAAGGGATTCctgccctcatgacgtgcccgtgTCATGACCCATGAAGAGCTCAAGGTCAGAGAGCTCCCCCGTTCTCATTCCGTGCCTTCGTCAGAGAGCTAAAGGTTGAGTTTTGCAATTGTtataggaaaaaaatttaattaaaaaaaattttaatttaaaattaaaaaaaactaaaaattttttttttttccttttcaccgtagcttaaatttctaaaaaaaaaagaaaaaaaatctctttctttttccttcttttcttttctttctttttccttcttttcttttctttctttttctttctttctttcttctttctttctttcttccctgcTGCCCCTGTTcgccctttctttcttttcgtcTGCGCACGCCGCCGTTTCCATCCGCCACCTCCCGCTCCTGCCCGCCGCGACGCACGGCTGTCCACGACTCCGCATGAAGGCCACGCGCACGCGGCCCGTTGCACCTCGTCACCGCTGCGCACTTTGAGCTTCATCTCTACTCGCGCCATCAGTAGTCCACCTCGCACGCCGCGGCCCATCACCTCCATCCCAGCTCCAGCCTCGCCACCACCTGCTCGGGCTTGCCTCTCTCGCGCGCGCCGCCATCGCGCGCCCCACCAGACCACAAGCTCCCCTCGCCTCTCGAGTCTCTGCGAACGCCGCCGTCGCTTACTCCACCTCACCCGCTGTCCGCGCGGAACCCGCCACAGTGCCGCCGTCCCTCTCTCTCTGAGCTCCACCGCCACCCACTCACCTCCAGCTCATCCGCAGCCCCATCTCGACGCGCCACCTCCATTAGCTCACGAAGCCCAGGTTAAGCTCGCCGCGATTGTCACCGCGGCTACTTTCTTCCACCGCAGCCCAATCCACCAGTGCTCCACTTTCGCCTCCAGCTTGGTCTCCACAGTCGCGCGCAACCCACCTCGCCTGCGCACGCCACCCACTACTGTCCCCTTTCATTTGGTTGTCGTCCAAGGTGGAGGTAATTGGAACTTGTCCCCCAATCTCTTAATAACTAATTGGTGCTACCTGGGTTGC is part of the Coffea eugenioides isolate CCC68of chromosome 6, Ceug_1.0, whole genome shotgun sequence genome and encodes:
- the LOC113774148 gene encoding uncharacterized protein LOC113774148, whose translation is MANARTLRELAAPDLNQQPLCITFPTLNDNTPFELKSGLIHLLPSFHGLPGEEPYKHLQEFDVVCNSMKPPDITEKQIKMRAFPFSLKDWLYYLPPGSITTWDQLKKKFLNKYFPASRSASLRKEICGIKQHPSESLYEYWERFKKLCNKCPQHQISEQLLIQYFYEGLLFRDRSIIDATSGGALVNKTPWEARELIEGMAANSQQFGTREDVPIRKVNEVETSSIQQQLTELTSFVRQLVVGNTFQAKVCGICTDMGHSTDMCPMMQEEGAEQVNMTGYVPAPRRPYDPYSSTYNPGWRDHPNLSYGGNIQSNFVPNRQQGYQQQYQPRPPPPPSSSPSLEEMMKQLITTISQNQQRTDSEMSGKEVQGPELVTPKDKDEEKIEKELEAENTSTKDPRLEKPKKQDKEKEILEVFRKVEINIPLLDAIKQLPKYAKFLRDLCVNRKRLRGDERIIVRKNVSAVLQRKLPPKCGDPGASINVMPKSMYASLNLGPLKEIEIIIQLADRTNAYPDGLIEDVLVKVNELIFPADFYVLDMDDDHSPDPSHLLLGRPFLSTAQTKIDVNKGTLDKFKFTENKYKGMETLYEVKRSRKLRKEAAVKGYLDPGGGPPISRKTELHLV